The Streptomyces armeniacus genomic interval CCGTTGGTGCTGCTTCGGCATGTCCGGTCTGCCTCTCCGTGTGGTCCGGTGACGGCAGGATGTCCCGCACCGGTGCGGACGGGCATCCGCCGCCGGGAGGCACCGCGGCTACGCGCCGGGGAGTAGCGCGCACGCCGGGCACGCCGAGCACCCCGGGCACGCGAACGGCCCCCCCGGGCCGTCCAGGGGAGGACGGTGCCGGGCGGGCCGGGACGGGTGAACAGCCCGCAGATCAGGCGGAGATGACCGGGTCCTCCGCGTCGCTCGTCGCGTCCGGCTTCTCGTCGTCGGCGCGGTCCGCGCGGTCCGTACGCTCCTCGCGGTCCGTACGGCGCCCGGCCTTCGAACCGTCCCGCCGCCCGTCCGGTGCCGGCAAGGGGCGGGCGGCGGGGTCGAGTTCGATCTCTTCCGCCGCGTCCGCCTTCTCCCGCTGACCGGGGATCTCGGCGGCCGTACGGGCTGCCGCGCGGGTGTTGCGGGAGTCCGCCGCCGCGCACAGGTCGAGCGCGGCGCGGTTGAAGCGCGCCAGCGACGGCGGGTCCGAGGGGCCGAGCAGGTGGACCTTCAGCTCGGCGCGGGCCGCCGAGAGGGTGTCCTTGGCCGGGTCGCGTACGGACTCCAGCAGTCGCGGCACCTCGGACGCGTCCGGCGACAGGATCGTCGCCGCCCGTACGGTCGGGAAGCCCGTCCTGAAGTCGTCCTCGCTCAGGCCGCTGGTGTTGGCGACCGCGTACGGCTTCTCGCTGCTGAGGTAGTCCGAGACGACGCTGGAGACGTCGCTGATGAGCAGGTCGGCCTGGTTGAAGCAGGTGTAGATGGCGGGCCGGGCGCCGGTGATGATCTGGTGCTCCCACTCGGGGAACGACGCCCAGTACGCCTCCTCCCACGCCTCACGCGCCGCGGTGACGACGGCGGCGCGCTCGCTGTCCGGGCGTGACTGGAGCATCATCCGCTCCGGCTCGTCGACGCTCTTGCGGAACGCGGTGCTGGTGAGCTCGTCCAGTTCGGCGGTGCGGCGCTGGAGTTCGGCCGCCGCCTCCGGGCCCGGGCGGGCGCCCGAGCGCGCGGCGTTCGCCTCGTTGATCATCGCCTGGATGCGCCGGTTGGCCACGCCCGCGCGCGGGTCGACAGAGCCGGTCATCGGGTGCGGCTTGTAGAGGAGCCGTACGGCGGGGTCGGCGAGCAGTTCGCGGACGATGTTCTCGCCGGCCAGGATGACCGAGGTGTTGCCCGGGTCGTCCGTCCAGCCCTCCCAGGTGGGGGCGTACAGCACGGTCGTGTAGCCGTCGCGCGCCGGCGGCCCGGCGTACGGCAGGATCGGCGCCAGCTGCGGTCTGCCGACCTCCACGACGTCCTTGTCGTCGACGCCGATGTCGGCCAGCTGGTAGCGCTCGCGTGCGGCGGGGCCGGCGACCCAGACCTCGTCGTACGCCTTGGCGTACGGGTTGCAGGACGACAGCTTGTCGCTCTCGCCGTGGTTCGTGAACGCGTGCTTGACGGTGGGGATGCGCAGCACCTGCGAGGTCTTCCCGGAGTTCGCCGGGTGCAGCAGCACCTTGAGCGTGGAGTGCTCCAGGTGCATCAGGTGCGCGACCTTGGGGATGCAGACGATCGGCACGTCCGTCGCGTCGATCTTCTGCACCATGAAGCGCTCGCGGAGCACGATGAGCGGCCGGCCGTCCAGCGCGGCGAGTGTGCTGAGCCACATGTTGGCCTGGTAGGCGGAGGTGGCGCCGCCGGAGAAGTACATGCCGACCGTCGGCCGGTAGTCGGCCAGCCAGCCGTCCAGCCAGGCGAGCACCCGCTCCTCGTTCGGCAGCCGCTTGCCGGGCAGCAGCCAGGTGCCGAGATAGCCGGCGCTGACGATCGACAGCGCCAGCGAGACGCACAGTCCGGCCAGGGCCCAGCCCTTGGCCGAGGTGACGGCGGTCACGAGCAGACCGGCGGTCGCCGGGCTCATGAAGCGCAGCAGCCTGCGGCTGGGCTGCCGGAGCAGCAGGCGGGGGGGCGCGGGGGACAGCCGCAGGCCGGAGGTGTCGATGTTGCGCGTGACGATGGGGAGCGTACGGCTGCGGCGTACGAGGACGGCGACGCCCTGGCAGAAGAAGTGCGCGGCGTAGCAGCCGAGGAGGAGCGGGACGACGCCCATCTCCTCCACCGGCTCGACGTCGGGCAGCCGCACCAGGCCGACGACGATGAGCATGTCGCGCAGCAGCTGCCGCGTCACGACGTCGAAGCGGACCTTCCCCAGCAGGGCCAGCAGTCCGGGCTGCTGGTGCTGGAGGTAGAGGTCGAGCACGAGGCCGAGGGCCGAGGCGGCCACGAAGACGGGAACGTTCGGCAGCAGGGCGCCCGCGAGCTGGAGCGAGTACAGCAGCAGCAGGGCGAGCAGCGCCGCCAGCTGGACAGCGCGTCGAGGGGAGAGTCCGGCAGAGGGCACGGGCTGGGCTCCTGGCGGGGGGAGGGTAAACGAGTTGCCTCCAACGTCTTTTTTTTCTAACTACAAGCCCTCGACGGGGGTGTGGAGGTAGGGGTTGGTCGGCAGCGTCAGATGTGTATAAAGGACAGGAGTAGGACGGGCGGGGCAGTCACGGCGCCCCCGGCGGGACGAACGGCAAGTCCGGCGGCGCGCCGTGCTCGATGAGCCGCAGCAGCGCGTCCGTGTCCGCGTGCTCCTCGATCAGGTCGCCGAGCCGCTCCAGCTGTTGCTCACGCAACGCCGCGAAGGCCGTGTCCGGGGCCGGCTCGAAGGCGCGCCCGGCGTCCGCGGCCACCCGGCGCAGGAACGCGCGGCGGAAGCCGTCGCTCTCCAGCGAACCGTGCCAGTGCGTGCCCCACACCGACCCGGAACGGCAGCCGTCCAGGTGGTGGCGTGCGCCCTCGCCGTCCGGCGACTCGCCCTCGAAGAACGGTTCCCCGCCGAGGACTTCGGCGACGCCGTGGTGGATCTCGTACCCCTCGACGCGTTCGCCCAGCGCCGTACCGACGGGGCGTGCGAGGGTCTTCGCCGCGGCGAACCGTACGCGTACGGGCAGCAGGCCGAGGCCCGAAACCACGCCCGCGCGCGACTCGACCTCGTCCTCGATCCGTTCGCCCAGCACCTGGAAGCCGCCGCAGATGCCCAGGACGGGACGGCCCTCGGCCGCCCGCCGGGCGATCGCCGCGGCGAGGCCGCGCTCGCGCAGCCACTCCAGCGCGCGCACGGTGCCGCGGGTGCCGGGCAGCACCACCAGGTCGGCGTCGGCCAGTTCCTCCGGCCGGTCGGTGAACCGTACGGCGACGCCCGGCTCGGCGGCGAGCGCGTCCACGTCCGTGAAGTTCGACATGAGCGGCACGGGCAGGACGGCCACGCGCAGCACGTCCGCTCCGTACGGTGCGCCGCCGGCGCTCTCCCGTACGGTGCCGCGCAGCGACAGGCGCAGCCCGTCCTCCTCGTCGATGCCCAGCCCGTGCGCGTACGGCAGCACGCCCAGCGACGGACGCCCGGTGAGCTTCTCCAGCGTGTCCAGGCCGGGTTGGAGGAGGGAGACGTCGCCGCGGAACTTGTTCACCAGATAGCCCGCTACCAGCGCCTGGTCCGCGGCGGCGAGCAGCGCGGTGGTGCCGAAGAAGGAGGCGAAGACGCCGCCGCGGTCGATGTCGCCCACGACGACGACCGGAAGGCGCGCCGCGCGCGCGAGGCCCATGTTCACAATGTCCGTACGGCGCAG includes:
- a CDS encoding cobyric acid synthase; translation: MTGGLLVAGTTSDAGKSVVTAGICRWLARQGVKVAPFKAQNMSLNSYVTRDGAEIGRAQAMQAAAARVEPSALMNPVLLKPGGDRTSQVVLMGKAVGELSARGYFGAGDGGTRADTGTGAGTDSGSTGSGEEIDAARAYDGHRRALLETVTGCLDELRATHDAVICEGAGSPAEINLRRTDIVNMGLARAARLPVVVVGDIDRGGVFASFFGTTALLAAADQALVAGYLVNKFRGDVSLLQPGLDTLEKLTGRPSLGVLPYAHGLGIDEEDGLRLSLRGTVRESAGGAPYGADVLRVAVLPVPLMSNFTDVDALAAEPGVAVRFTDRPEELADADLVVLPGTRGTVRALEWLRERGLAAAIARRAAEGRPVLGICGGFQVLGERIEDEVESRAGVVSGLGLLPVRVRFAAAKTLARPVGTALGERVEGYEIHHGVAEVLGGEPFFEGESPDGEGARHHLDGCRSGSVWGTHWHGSLESDGFRRAFLRRVAADAGRAFEPAPDTAFAALREQQLERLGDLIEEHADTDALLRLIEHGAPPDLPFVPPGAP